The genomic region GGTAGGGCACCAAAGCCAAGAGGCTAGACATACCAACCAACTCAATGTTCAGAGTATGAGCAAGTGTCTTAGCAGTTGCTACCGCAATTCGCAAACCTGTGTAGCTACCTGGCCCTTCCGCCACCACGATTCGGTCCAAATCCTTGGGCGTCCAATCCAAACTTGCCATCAAAAAATCAATGGCTGGCATGAGGGTAATACTGTGATTTTTCTTGATATTAATCGTCGTCTCGGCAAGAACCTGCTTGTCCTCTAAAATAGCGAGAGAAAGAGCCTTGCTGGACGTATCAAAAGCTAATACTTTCATAACACATTCCTATCTTTTTGTCTGCTTACTATTATACTACAAAAGCTGGCACATGGGAATTTTCTTTATCCCCAAACAAAAATGCCCCAGCATGAGCAGGGCATCTAAGCATTTAATCCAAAGTAAAATACAAACCAAACGACATAGGTTACAAGGAGGAGAAAAAGCGAGTAGAGAGTCACAAAGGTAATCTTCCACAAGAACTTGGTTTGTCGTTGTTCCAGTTTGGCAAATAGAAGATTCCCCGCATAAACGCAAGCAACAAAAACAATAAAAGCTACCAAGCGAGCTCCGATAGCAAAAGCAAATAAGTTATACATAGGGCAACCTCCTTGACTTAAAATCTATATGGAATTATGACAAACAATAAAACTCATTTCCATTATCAAAATAACATATTTTCTTTATTTTTGCAAACGTTTACTAAAGAAATCGTCCTGTGACTTTCTCGTTTCCGTCTTTTACTAATTTTTCATTTTGTGGTATAATTGAAATAATTGTAACGAATCAAGGTCAATCTAGACACAAAATGGAATGAAATTAAGCAAATTTATGCTAAAAGTTTGGAATAAGCTGACCTGTAAATAGAAAGGAACTATATGATTTACAAAGTTTTTTATCAAGAAACAAAAGAACGTAGCCCACGCCGTGAAACAACACGCGCACTATACCTAGACATCGATGCTAACTCAGAACTTGAGGGCCGTATCGCTGCTCGCCAACTTGTCGAAGAAAATCGCCCAGAGTACAATATCGAGTATATCGAACTCTTGTCTGACAAATTGCTAGATTACGAAAAAGAAACTGGCGCCTTCGAAATTACGGAGTTCTAATATGGCCTACACTCTTAAACCTGAAGAAGTCGGCGTTTTTGCCATCGGTGGTCTGGGA from Streptococcus mitis NCTC 12261 harbors:
- a CDS encoding DNA-dependent RNA polymerase subunit epsilon, with product MIYKVFYQETKERSPRRETTRALYLDIDANSELEGRIAARQLVEENRPEYNIEYIELLSDKLLDYEKETGAFEITEF